From the Pectobacterium carotovorum genome, one window contains:
- a CDS encoding oligogalacturonate-specific porin KdgM family protein: MKAKILTMMVTSLISLSSMAVTIDYRHEMQDTAKNDHKDRLLMSHRFDNGFGLSMEAKWAQSGSDKTPNKPFNETVSNGTEVTASYLYKFDKTFGLEAGLNMVSTSNNNNYRPYIKGTANITDSLYYGLRYRASYLRNSNNIGNPNSATNPTAITGYTITSTLGYKLPANFVVEYEFEYNKNNKAGSQWYLADSENYELSHDIKLAYKFDKNWTPYAQVGNVKGSTITDERQTRYRVGVQYSF, translated from the coding sequence ATGAAAGCTAAAATATTGACGATGATGGTAACTTCCTTAATCAGCTTAAGCTCCATGGCTGTTACGATTGACTATCGTCATGAAATGCAGGATACGGCAAAAAACGATCATAAAGATCGCCTGCTGATGTCCCACCGTTTTGACAACGGCTTTGGCCTGTCAATGGAAGCCAAGTGGGCACAATCTGGCAGCGATAAGACACCAAACAAACCGTTTAACGAAACCGTCAGCAACGGTACTGAAGTTACCGCTAGCTACCTGTACAAATTCGATAAAACCTTTGGTCTGGAAGCTGGTTTAAACATGGTTTCCACGTCCAATAACAACAACTACCGTCCATATATCAAAGGAACGGCAAACATCACCGATTCCCTGTACTATGGTCTGCGTTACCGTGCATCCTATCTGCGTAACAGCAATAACATCGGTAACCCGAATTCTGCTACAAACCCTACTGCTATCACTGGCTACACCATCACCAGTACGTTGGGTTATAAACTGCCTGCGAACTTTGTAGTTGAATACGAATTTGAATATAACAAAAATAATAAAGCAGGTTCTCAGTGGTATTTGGCGGATAGCGAAAATTATGAACTGAGCCACGATATTAAACTGGCTTATAAATTTGACAAAAACTGGACGCCTTACGCTCAAGTCGGTAACGTCAAAGGCAGCACAATCACTGACGAGCGTCAAACTCGCTACCGTGTTGGTGTACAATACAGTTTCTAA
- the trpA gene encoding tryptophan synthase subunit alpha has translation MERYQQLFNRLSEKKEGAFVPFVTLGDPSPEQSLKIIDTLIAAGADALELGVPFSDPLADGPTIQDANLRAFAAGVTPGQCFEMLAAVRQKYPEIPIGLLMYANLVFSNGIDEFYQRCAQVGVDSVLVADVPVEESAPFRTAALRHGIAPIFICPPNADDELLREIASYGRGYTYLVSRAGVTGAEKRAQLPLNHLVAKLNEYHAAPPLQGFGISDPAQVRETLASGAAGAISGSAIVRIIEKNLNQPDVMLSELHAFVSEMKAATRS, from the coding sequence ATGGAGCGTTATCAACAGCTGTTTAATCGCCTGTCGGAGAAAAAGGAAGGCGCGTTCGTTCCGTTTGTTACGCTGGGCGATCCCTCCCCTGAGCAATCCCTGAAAATTATCGACACGCTGATTGCCGCCGGTGCCGATGCGTTGGAGTTGGGTGTGCCCTTCTCTGATCCGCTGGCTGATGGCCCAACCATTCAGGATGCTAACCTGCGCGCCTTTGCCGCAGGCGTCACGCCCGGCCAGTGCTTTGAAATGCTGGCGGCCGTACGTCAGAAATACCCGGAAATCCCGATTGGCCTGCTGATGTATGCCAATCTGGTCTTCAGCAACGGCATTGATGAATTCTATCAGCGCTGCGCGCAGGTCGGCGTTGACTCGGTATTAGTAGCGGATGTTCCGGTGGAGGAATCGGCACCTTTCCGTACCGCTGCGTTACGGCACGGCATTGCCCCTATTTTTATCTGTCCGCCTAATGCTGACGATGAGTTGCTGCGCGAGATCGCTTCCTATGGCCGTGGCTATACGTATTTAGTATCACGTGCAGGCGTTACCGGAGCGGAAAAACGCGCCCAACTGCCGCTGAATCATTTGGTAGCCAAACTGAACGAGTACCATGCCGCCCCTCCGCTGCAAGGATTTGGCATTTCCGATCCGGCTCAAGTGCGGGAAACGTTAGCATCAGGCGCAGCGGGTGCCATTTCTGGCTCAGCGATCGTGCGGATTATCGAAAAAAATCTGAACCAGCCTGACGTTATGCTGTCCGAGTTACACGCCTTTGTCAGTGAAATGAAAGCCGCTACGCGTTCATAA
- the trpB gene encoding tryptophan synthase subunit beta, translated as MMTLLNPYFGEFGGQFVPQILIPALRQLEEAFVSAQKDPEFQAEFTDLLKNYAGRPTALTLCKNLTAGTKTRLYLKREDLLHGGAHKTNQVLGQALLAKRMGKSEIIAETGAGQHGVATALACALLGLKCRVYMGAKDVERQSPNVFRMRLMGAEVIPVHSGSSTLKDACNEALRDWSGSYETAHYLLGTAAGPHPYPTIVREFQRMIGEETKAQILEKEGRLPDAVLACVGGGSNAIGMFADFIDDTSVRLIGIEPGGLGIESGQHGAPLKHGRLGIYFGMKSPMMQTSDGQIEESYSISAGLDFPSVGPQHAYLNSIGRADYVSITDDEALDAFKALCRSEGIIPALESSHALAHALKMIKAEPEKEQLLVVNLSGRGDKDIFTVHDILKDRGEM; from the coding sequence ATTATGACATTACTCAACCCTTATTTCGGTGAATTCGGCGGACAGTTTGTTCCGCAGATCCTCATCCCGGCGTTACGCCAGCTGGAAGAGGCTTTCGTCAGCGCACAAAAAGATCCTGAATTTCAGGCTGAATTTACCGACCTGCTGAAAAATTACGCGGGTCGTCCGACTGCGTTAACCCTGTGTAAAAACCTGACCGCTGGGACGAAAACCAGACTGTATTTGAAACGTGAAGACCTGCTGCACGGCGGCGCACATAAAACCAACCAGGTACTCGGACAGGCTCTGCTGGCGAAGCGCATGGGTAAAAGCGAAATCATCGCTGAAACCGGTGCGGGCCAACACGGCGTCGCGACAGCGCTGGCTTGCGCCCTGCTCGGCCTGAAATGCCGCGTTTATATGGGCGCGAAAGACGTTGAGCGCCAGTCACCGAACGTCTTCCGTATGCGCCTGATGGGGGCAGAAGTCATTCCGGTTCACAGCGGTTCTTCCACGCTGAAAGATGCCTGTAACGAAGCGTTGCGTGACTGGTCTGGCAGCTATGAGACCGCACACTATCTGCTGGGAACAGCGGCAGGCCCGCACCCTTACCCGACGATTGTGCGCGAGTTTCAACGCATGATTGGCGAAGAGACGAAAGCGCAGATTCTGGAAAAAGAAGGTCGCTTGCCGGATGCGGTATTGGCCTGCGTCGGTGGCGGTTCTAATGCAATTGGGATGTTTGCTGATTTCATCGACGATACCAGCGTCCGGCTGATCGGCATTGAGCCTGGCGGTTTGGGCATTGAATCCGGGCAGCACGGCGCGCCGTTAAAACACGGTCGCCTCGGAATCTATTTCGGCATGAAGTCCCCGATGATGCAAACGTCCGACGGACAAATTGAAGAATCCTACTCGATTTCCGCCGGGCTGGATTTCCCATCCGTAGGTCCGCAGCACGCTTACCTGAACAGCATCGGCCGCGCTGACTATGTCTCGATTACCGATGACGAAGCGCTGGATGCCTTCAAAGCGCTCTGCCGCAGTGAAGGCATTATCCCTGCGCTGGAATCCTCCCACGCGCTGGCACACGCGTTGAAGATGATTAAAGCGGAACCGGAGAAAGAGCAACTGCTGGTGGTCAACCTGTCTGGCCGTGGTGATAAAGACATCTTTACCGTGCACGATATTTTGAAAGATCGGGGAGAAATGTAA